The proteins below are encoded in one region of Micromonospora pisi:
- a CDS encoding sensor histidine kinase, producing the protein MRDLALIFVIALGAAVVVGSAGALLLRLLRRSSITVHLCVLLAVTVVAVVVGVVAVAVAMFLSPHDLQVVLITVAAAATVSLAMGWHFGRRLAAAAVWADQARGRERHLEKGRRDLVAWVSHDLRTPLAGLRAMAEALEDGVVSDPETTGEYHRRIRTETDRMTRLVDDLFELSRINAGALALSLTAVPLGEVVSDALASAAPLAAARRIRLVATEAGWPTVSASEPELARVVGNLLVNAVRYTPEDGTVRIEAGRERDSAWLSVSDTCGGIPPADLPRLFEMAFRGEPARTPRQANGGAGASGGLGLAIVHGLVEAHGGRVEVHNTSDGCRFVVRLSAA; encoded by the coding sequence ATGCGTGACCTCGCGCTGATCTTCGTGATCGCCCTCGGCGCGGCGGTTGTCGTCGGCTCCGCCGGTGCACTGTTGCTCCGCCTGCTCCGGCGCAGTTCGATCACCGTGCACCTCTGTGTGCTGCTCGCCGTGACCGTGGTCGCGGTCGTCGTCGGTGTGGTCGCGGTCGCGGTCGCGATGTTCCTGTCCCCGCACGATCTGCAGGTGGTCCTGATCACCGTCGCGGCGGCAGCGACGGTGAGCCTCGCCATGGGTTGGCATTTCGGGCGGAGACTTGCGGCTGCGGCGGTCTGGGCGGACCAGGCCCGAGGTCGGGAGCGGCATCTCGAAAAGGGGCGCCGGGACCTCGTCGCCTGGGTCTCGCACGACCTGCGCACCCCCCTCGCCGGGTTGCGGGCGATGGCGGAGGCGCTGGAGGACGGGGTCGTCAGCGACCCGGAAACGACCGGGGAGTACCACCGACGGATCCGGACCGAGACGGACCGGATGACCCGGCTCGTCGACGACCTGTTCGAGCTGTCCCGGATCAACGCCGGGGCGCTCGCGCTCTCACTGACCGCCGTCCCGCTCGGCGAAGTCGTCTCGGATGCGCTGGCCAGTGCCGCGCCGCTGGCCGCCGCGCGGCGGATCCGGCTGGTCGCCACCGAGGCGGGCTGGCCGACCGTGTCGGCCAGCGAACCGGAACTGGCCCGGGTGGTGGGCAATCTCCTGGTGAACGCGGTCCGTTACACGCCGGAGGACGGTACGGTCCGGATCGAGGCGGGGCGCGAACGCGATTCCGCCTGGTTGTCCGTCTCCGACACCTGCGGGGGAATTCCGCCAGCGGATCTGCCCCGCCTGTTCGAGATGGCGTTCCGGGGCGAGCCCGCACGCACTCCCCGTCAGGCGAACGGGGGCGCCGGAGCCTCGGGGGGACTCGGGCTGGCGATCGTGCACGGGTTGGTCGAGGCGCACGGTGGTCGGGTGGAGGTGCACAACACCTCCGACGGGTGCCGATTTGTCGTCCGACTGTCGGCTGCCTGA
- a CDS encoding response regulator transcription factor, producing MTQRVLVVDDDRTVSDVICRYLEHAGYQVSHVGDGAAALAAVARQAPHLVVLDLMLPRVSGLQVCRELRERPDALPIVMLTALGDEADRILGLQLGADDYLTKPFSPRELVLRVQSVLRRAGGGPDPGRPEVLTDGGLVLRTGPRVARVDDTEMALTLREFDLLAHFMRHPSQVFTRAELLERVWGWNFGDHSTVTVHVRRLREKIEADPAVPRRIVTVWGVGYRYEPADA from the coding sequence GTGACGCAACGGGTGCTTGTGGTCGATGACGACCGTACCGTCAGCGACGTGATCTGCCGCTACCTGGAGCACGCCGGATACCAGGTCAGCCACGTAGGAGACGGTGCCGCCGCCCTGGCCGCCGTCGCGCGGCAGGCACCACATCTGGTCGTACTCGATCTGATGCTGCCCAGGGTGAGCGGGCTGCAGGTCTGTCGCGAACTGCGGGAACGGCCGGACGCCCTGCCCATCGTCATGTTGACCGCGCTCGGCGACGAAGCCGATCGGATCCTCGGCCTTCAGCTCGGCGCGGACGACTACCTGACCAAGCCGTTCTCGCCGCGCGAGCTGGTGCTCCGCGTGCAGTCCGTGCTCCGTCGTGCCGGCGGCGGCCCGGACCCCGGTCGGCCCGAGGTCCTGACCGACGGCGGCCTGGTTCTGCGGACCGGCCCCCGGGTGGCCCGGGTGGACGATACCGAGATGGCCTTGACCCTGCGAGAGTTCGACCTGCTCGCGCACTTCATGCGGCACCCGTCCCAGGTGTTCACCCGGGCCGAACTGCTGGAGCGGGTCTGGGGCTGGAACTTCGGTGACCATTCGACCGTCACCGTGCACGTGCGGCGGCTACGGGAGAAGATCGAGGCTGATCCGGCGGTGCCGCGCCGCATCGTCACGGTGTGGGGTGTCGGCTACCGCTACGAGCCAGCGGATGCGTGA
- a CDS encoding ABC transporter permease: MNAVDTRAARVPPVTVRPAAGRSVTWLAIRQVRRSAGIVILLMAGTSAMVASTYAGTVGDAMDSASLAALAENPAIRTLFGEPVALHSAGGFTVWRTGTVLAVLVGVWALLASTRVTRGEEDAGHWDLLLAGRISLSSTVMRHAGVVATVPMLAGLATTAALTAAGTPATGALPHGAGVALVGVFFAAAGTLAAQILPTRSAASGATVALVGAGLLNRMVGDGVDAFGWLRWLSPFGLIALSRPYEANRILPLAVLALAAFALLAAIPATTGDRDLRGGWLAPRTGRAPRAALLGSIPAFAIRRLLCPLTGWALGIGAYYLLIGLLAVSMTDFLADNRQFADLATQAGFAGLGSVEGYAAAMFGLLAIPVGIFTAVRMAATVDDETNRRLTPLYAQPVTRLVLLAAEAAVTVSGAVILTAAAGLVTWTGASTVGAPLGVDAALAGAFNVLPVAGLCVGAAIFAVGWLPRAVALIGSLPAAGGFLLQVIVDSTGTPDWMGTVSPFAHLASVPDVAPNWPGTTGMLLTATALATLGVLGYQHRDLRG; this comes from the coding sequence GTGAACGCCGTCGACACACGGGCCGCGCGGGTGCCGCCGGTCACCGTACGTCCCGCCGCCGGGCGCTCGGTGACCTGGCTGGCAATCCGGCAGGTACGGCGCAGCGCCGGCATCGTGATACTGCTCATGGCCGGCACGTCAGCCATGGTCGCAAGCACGTACGCCGGCACCGTCGGCGACGCCATGGACAGCGCCTCCCTCGCCGCACTGGCCGAAAATCCGGCCATCCGTACGTTGTTCGGTGAACCGGTCGCCCTGCACAGTGCGGGCGGTTTCACCGTATGGCGCACCGGCACCGTCCTCGCCGTTCTGGTCGGAGTATGGGCTCTCCTCGCCTCGACGCGGGTGACCCGGGGCGAGGAGGACGCCGGCCACTGGGACCTGCTGTTAGCCGGTCGGATCTCCCTGTCCAGCACCGTGATGCGCCACGCCGGGGTGGTTGCCACCGTCCCGATGCTCGCCGGACTCGCCACGACAGCCGCGCTCACAGCCGCAGGCACCCCGGCGACCGGAGCCCTGCCTCACGGGGCCGGTGTCGCACTGGTCGGCGTGTTCTTCGCCGCCGCCGGAACCCTCGCCGCGCAGATCCTGCCAACCCGAAGCGCGGCGAGCGGGGCCACGGTCGCGCTGGTGGGCGCCGGGCTACTCAACCGGATGGTCGGTGACGGCGTCGACGCGTTCGGTTGGCTGCGTTGGCTGTCCCCGTTCGGGCTCATCGCGCTCTCCCGGCCGTACGAGGCCAACCGAATCCTGCCACTGGCGGTGCTGGCCCTGGCCGCGTTCGCACTGCTCGCCGCCATCCCCGCGACCACCGGAGACCGCGATCTCCGGGGCGGCTGGCTCGCTCCCCGGACGGGCCGCGCCCCGCGGGCGGCCCTACTCGGCTCGATACCGGCGTTCGCCATCCGGCGCCTGCTGTGCCCCCTCACCGGCTGGGCCCTCGGCATCGGCGCCTACTACCTGCTCATCGGACTCCTCGCGGTCTCCATGACCGATTTCCTCGCCGACAACAGACAGTTCGCCGACCTCGCCACGCAAGCCGGGTTCGCCGGACTCGGCTCGGTCGAGGGATACGCGGCGGCGATGTTCGGACTGCTCGCCATCCCCGTCGGAATCTTCACCGCCGTACGCATGGCCGCGACCGTCGACGACGAAACCAACCGCCGGCTCACCCCGCTGTACGCCCAACCTGTCACCCGGCTGGTACTACTCGCCGCCGAGGCCGCCGTCACGGTATCCGGTGCGGTGATACTCACCGCCGCCGCAGGACTCGTGACGTGGACGGGGGCGTCCACCGTCGGCGCACCACTAGGGGTGGACGCGGCACTCGCGGGAGCCTTCAACGTCCTTCCGGTAGCCGGCCTCTGCGTGGGCGCGGCCATCTTCGCCGTCGGCTGGCTACCCCGCGCCGTCGCGCTCATCGGCTCCCTACCCGCCGCAGGTGGATTTCTCCTCCAGGTGATCGTCGACAGCACCGGAACGCCGGACTGGATGGGCACGGTGTCGCCGTTCGCCCACCTCGCCTCCGTCCCGGATGTGGCACCCAACTGGCCAGGAACCACCGGGATGCTCCTCACCGCCACCGCGCTCGCCACCCTTGGCGTACTCGGCTACCAACACCGAGACCTACGAGGATGA
- a CDS encoding DM13 domain-containing protein, with translation MLKRTFRSPFAWAGVTLLGIVTAFGLYWFQPWKLVTETRVDDALPPVAVTTNPVPGASGTATAGPSSAPPPANRVTAAGVFITHEHATTGRAEVIRQPDGRNLLVLHDLDTSNGPDLRVWLTDQRVVAGTAGWRLFDDGEWFEVARLKGNRGDQVYELPPSIDPTAFRSVSIWCKRFAVSFGAAELKAT, from the coding sequence ATGTTGAAACGGACCTTCCGGTCGCCGTTTGCCTGGGCCGGTGTGACGCTTCTCGGCATCGTGACGGCGTTCGGCCTCTACTGGTTTCAGCCGTGGAAGCTGGTCACGGAGACCCGTGTCGATGACGCGCTACCCCCTGTGGCGGTGACGACGAACCCGGTGCCCGGTGCGTCCGGCACAGCTACGGCTGGTCCGTCGTCCGCCCCGCCGCCAGCGAACCGGGTAACGGCCGCAGGTGTCTTCATCACTCACGAGCACGCGACGACCGGGCGCGCGGAGGTCATTCGACAGCCCGACGGGCGGAACCTGCTCGTACTGCACGATCTTGACACGTCGAACGGGCCGGACCTGAGGGTCTGGCTGACCGACCAGCGGGTGGTCGCGGGTACGGCAGGGTGGCGGTTGTTTGACGACGGCGAGTGGTTCGAGGTGGCACGACTCAAGGGCAATCGCGGTGACCAGGTGTACGAGCTTCCGCCGTCGATCGATCCGACGGCCTTCCGCAGCGTCTCGATCTGGTGCAAACGCTTCGCGGTTTCGTTCGGGGCCGCGGAACTGAAGGCCACCTGA
- a CDS encoding ABC transporter ATP-binding protein — MDTSAIRTEGLSKRYGRILALDALNLTVPAGSVFGFLGPNGAGKSTTIRLLLGMARPTAGSARIFDTDSRNVRVAHQSLAYVPADVALWPGLTGAETLELLGRTGPGFDHEYRDELVERFALDLSKPGRTYSTGNRQKVALVAAFATRAPLLVLDEPTSGLDPLMEREFQRTVGQARERGQTVFLSSHQLAEVEAVCDRVAILRAGRLVEIADVADLRRLHRSQVEVTFAGTAPRLAGVPGVETVEVVGPARLRFTLTGPPAPALRALANADVTALEVHEPTLEEIFLDYYNEVSR, encoded by the coding sequence GTGGACACGTCCGCCATTCGCACCGAAGGTCTCAGCAAGCGCTACGGCCGAATCCTCGCGCTCGATGCGCTCAACCTCACCGTGCCCGCCGGGTCGGTGTTCGGATTCCTCGGTCCCAACGGTGCAGGCAAGTCCACCACCATCCGGCTCCTGCTCGGCATGGCCCGCCCGACCGCAGGGTCGGCCCGCATCTTCGACACCGACTCACGAAACGTGCGCGTCGCACACCAGTCGTTGGCGTACGTACCCGCAGACGTGGCGCTCTGGCCAGGGCTGACCGGCGCGGAAACCCTCGAACTACTGGGACGCACCGGCCCCGGTTTCGATCACGAATACCGCGACGAACTGGTCGAGAGGTTCGCGCTGGACCTGTCGAAACCCGGCCGGACGTACTCGACCGGCAACCGGCAGAAGGTGGCACTGGTCGCCGCGTTCGCCACCCGCGCACCGCTGTTGGTGCTGGACGAGCCGACCAGCGGCCTGGACCCGCTGATGGAACGGGAGTTTCAACGCACGGTAGGGCAGGCCCGCGAGCGGGGACAGACGGTGTTCCTCAGCTCCCACCAGCTCGCCGAGGTCGAGGCCGTCTGTGACCGGGTGGCGATCCTGCGCGCCGGCCGGCTCGTGGAAATCGCTGACGTCGCCGACCTGCGGCGGCTGCACCGCAGCCAGGTCGAGGTCACCTTCGCCGGCACGGCCCCACGGTTGGCCGGGGTACCCGGCGTCGAGACAGTCGAGGTGGTCGGACCGGCCCGGCTGCGCTTCACCCTCACCGGCCCGCCAGCACCCGCGCTCCGGGCCCTGGCCAATGCGGACGTGACAGCCCTGGAAGTTCATGAACCGACGCTCGAAGAGATCTTCCTCGACTACTACAACGAGGTATCCCGGTGA
- a CDS encoding MFS transporter, which produces MTTFLPIWAGRLISVLGSKTSAFALSLWVYQQTQSITQYSIGLFLAFVPGLLLSPWAGVLVDRHRRRTILLCADAVALSASVALVAGQSTGHLAVWHIYLLVAVQSGCAAFQWPALSAAVTTMVPSAQRGRAGAMTQTALSTAQLLSPTLSTALLSVGGLTVVLLVDAASIAFGLLTLAVVRFPEPGAATGPVAADRSGWRAEIRVGRRLIRDDRRLVHLLRLATALFAVQAAAPVLLLPLILADVPPSRQSVAVAVVSTAAGLGLASGSLAMSLWRGPRRRFEWIRAATVVSAAAVIVAGLHPRPVVLCVAAFVFSFGVPVVVSCSQVLWQDAITPEAQGRVFALRRMFVQAGTIAGLLAAGPLVATTAAVFGVGTRGGSMLLLASIGTALAATALVTPTQPDPVVAATGA; this is translated from the coding sequence GTGACCACCTTCCTCCCCATCTGGGCCGGCCGGCTGATCAGCGTGCTCGGCTCGAAGACCAGCGCGTTCGCGCTCAGCCTGTGGGTGTACCAGCAGACCCAGTCGATCACCCAGTACTCGATCGGCCTGTTCCTCGCCTTCGTGCCCGGCCTCCTGCTGTCTCCGTGGGCCGGCGTGCTCGTCGACCGGCATCGCCGACGCACCATCCTGCTCTGCGCGGACGCGGTCGCGCTGAGCGCCAGCGTGGCGCTGGTGGCCGGCCAGAGCACCGGCCACCTCGCGGTGTGGCACATCTACCTGCTGGTCGCCGTCCAGTCCGGTTGTGCCGCCTTTCAATGGCCGGCCCTCTCCGCGGCGGTGACCACGATGGTTCCGTCCGCCCAGCGGGGGAGGGCCGGCGCGATGACGCAGACAGCCCTGTCGACCGCGCAACTGCTCAGCCCGACCCTCTCCACCGCGCTGCTCAGCGTGGGTGGCCTCACCGTGGTCCTGCTGGTCGACGCGGCCTCGATCGCCTTCGGGCTGCTCACACTCGCCGTGGTGCGCTTTCCCGAGCCAGGTGCGGCGACTGGCCCGGTCGCAGCGGACAGGTCGGGATGGCGAGCGGAAATCCGGGTGGGGCGGCGTCTCATCCGGGACGACCGGCGTCTGGTGCACCTGCTGCGCCTGGCGACCGCCCTGTTCGCCGTGCAGGCCGCCGCGCCCGTCCTGCTGCTACCACTGATCCTGGCGGACGTACCCCCGTCACGGCAGAGCGTGGCCGTGGCCGTGGTGAGCACGGCGGCTGGTCTCGGCCTGGCGTCCGGCAGCCTCGCCATGTCGTTGTGGCGCGGTCCGCGTCGCCGTTTCGAGTGGATCCGGGCGGCAACCGTGGTCAGCGCCGCCGCCGTCATCGTGGCGGGCCTTCATCCGCGACCCGTCGTGCTCTGCGTGGCCGCGTTCGTGTTCTCGTTCGGGGTGCCGGTGGTGGTCTCCTGCTCGCAGGTGCTGTGGCAGGACGCGATCACCCCCGAAGCGCAGGGTCGTGTGTTCGCGCTGCGTCGGATGTTCGTGCAGGCCGGTACGATCGCCGGCCTGCTGGCGGCCGGACCGCTGGTCGCCACAACGGCGGCTGTGTTCGGCGTAGGCACTCGCGGCGGCTCCATGCTCCTACTGGCGAGCATCGGCACGGCACTGGCCGCCACCGCCCTGGTCACGCCGACACAACCCGATCCCGTGGTGGCCGCGACTGGAGCCTGA